The Scomber japonicus isolate fScoJap1 chromosome 9, fScoJap1.pri, whole genome shotgun sequence genome includes a region encoding these proteins:
- the LOC128365360 gene encoding cytochrome c oxidase subunit 7C, mitochondrial — MLGQAVRRFTTSAVRSSHYGEGPGQNLPFSVENKWRLLGMMLAFFGSGFALPFVVVRHQILKK; from the exons ATGCTGGGACAAGCTGTGAGACGATTCACCACATCTGCTGTGCGTTCTTCACACTATGGTGAAGGACCAGGACAG AACCTGCCATTCTCGGTGGAAAACAAATGGCGTCTGCTAGGAATGATGCTGGCGTTCTTTGGCAGTGGTTTTGCATTGCCCTTCGTCGTCGTCAGACATCAGATCCTGAAGAAGTAA